A region of Dioscorea cayenensis subsp. rotundata cultivar TDr96_F1 chromosome 5, TDr96_F1_v2_PseudoChromosome.rev07_lg8_w22 25.fasta, whole genome shotgun sequence DNA encodes the following proteins:
- the LOC120261427 gene encoding chaperone protein dnaJ 49-like codes for MDGNKDDALKCLRIGKVALESGDKGRALKFLSKAHRLDPSLPIDELLSAALGGESQDESSSSNGVNPSDAPPAEEAGNTDSAFASTASSSTTARTRISSNGSAARGCTQEQIAIVREIKKQKDFYKILDLERNCTIEDVRKAYRKISLKVHPDKNSAPGSDEAFKAVSKAFQCLSNEESRKRYDLVGSEELNYGVGRPAARNNYHGFNGFYESDFDADEIFRNFFFGGGPMQTTPFGTFHFRTGGMGRHTANEMHGGGGGSNLRILIQILPVILLLLLNFLPSSEPVYSLSQSYQHDYKVETPRGVPYYVKRDKFEKDYPYQSSERLALEKRIEREYIGILSQNCRVELQRQRWGLSYETPYCDMLQKFD; via the coding sequence ATGGATGGGAACAAAGATGATGCTTTGAAATGCCTGAGAATTGGGAAAGTCGCTTTGGAATCTGGAGACAAGGGTCGTGCCCTCAAATTTCTCTCCAAAGCTCATCGCTTGGACCCTAGCCTCCCCATTGATGAACTCTTGTCGGCCGCCCTTGGTGGAGAATCTCAAGATGAGTCATCATCTTCTAATGGTGTCAATCCATCAGATGCTCCACCTGCAGAAGAGGCTGGCAACACGGACTCTGCTTTTGCTTCAACAGCATCCTCATCTACAACTGCCAGAACTAGGATTTCTTCAAATGGATCTGCAGCTAGGGGCTGTACACAGGAGCAGATTGCCATAGTGAGGGAGATTAAAAAACAGAAGGATTTCTACAAGATCTTAGATTTAGAGAGGAATTGCACAATTGAAGATGTCCGCAAGGCCTATAGGAAGATATCTTTGAAGGTTCACCCAGACAAAAACAGTGCACCTGGCTCTGATGAAGCCTTTAAAGCTGTATCCAAGGCTTTTCAGTGTCTCAGCAATGAAGAGAGCCGGAAAAGATATGATCTTGTGGGATCCGAGGAGCTGAATTATGGTGTTGGTAGGCCTGCAGCCAGAAATAACTATCATGGGTTTAATGGGTTTTATGAATCTGATTTTGATGCTGATGAGatatttaggaattttttctTTGGTGGAGGGCCAATGCAAACCACTCCTTTTGGGACATTTCACTTTAGGACTGGAGGCATGGGCAGGCACACAGCTAATGAGATgcatggtggtggtggtggttctAACCTTCGGATTCTGATCCAAATCTTGCCTGTTATTCTATTACTTTTACTGAACTTCCTTCCATCCTCAGAGCCTGTATACTCGCTTTCTCAGAGTTACCAACATGACTACAAGGTTGAAACTCCAAGAGGTGTGCCATATTATGTTAAGcgggataaatttgaaaaagactATCCTTACCAAAGTTCAGAGCGGCTTGCTCTGGAGAAACGTATTGAAAGGGAGTACATTGGCATCTTAAGTCAGAATTGTCGAGTTGAATTGCAGCGGCAACGCTGGGGTCTATCATATGAAACCCCTTACTGTGACATGCTGCAGAAGTTTGATTAG